From the Achromobacter xylosoxidans A8 genome, the window CGTAATACTTCTTGTCGAACAGGTTGTTGACGTTGAGGGTGGCCGAGACTTGCTTGCTGAACTCGTAGCGCGCCATCAGGTTGACCAGCATGTAGCTGCCTTGCTCCACGTCCACGTTGCCGCGCGGGCTGGGGGCGGACTGGTACATGCGGCTTTGCCAGTCCATGCCGCCGCCCACCGTCAGCCGGTTCAGGTCGCCAGGCAGGCGATAGGTTGTGTAGAGCTTGAACAGGCTGCGCGGATGGCTGGTGTTGATGGGCTTGCCGTCGGCGTCCTTGGCGGTGAAGTGCGTGTAGCTGGCCGCGATGTTCCAGTTGGGCATGATCTGCCCGGTGGTTTCCAGCTCGAAGCCTTCGACCTTGGCGCCGGATACCGCGCGATAGGCCTGCGTGCCGGGCATGCCTATGACCGACTCGCCGGGAATGGCCTGCGCCAGGTTGTTCTGGCGGGTCTGGTACAGCGACACGGCCGCGTCCAGCAGGCCGTCCAGGTAAGACGCCTTCAGACCGATCTCGTAGCTCTTGCCGTCGATCGGCGGCAGGATGGAACCGCTGGGCGAGCGCGCGTTCTGCGGCTGGAAGATCTCGGTGTAGCTGGCGTAGGCGGTGTAGGTCTTGTCGATGTCGTAGATCAGGCCCGCGTAGGGCGTGAACTGGTCGTTGATCTTGTATTGGCGCTTGCTGCCGAAGTAGGTCTGGTTCGTCTCCCAATTGCTCCAGCGTCCGCCCACGATCAGGTGCAGCGGATCGGCCAGCGAAAACCGGCCCACGGCGTAGGTTCCGGTCTGCTTGACCCGCATGTCGTCGGCGGGCGTCTTGCGGCTGGACCATGTCGGTTCGGCGATATGGTCCTGGCGCCAGTCGAAGAAGCTGCCGATGGCGGGCTTGGCCCCCACCATCAGGTACTGGCCGATGTCGCTATGGTCGTCCACGCTCATCCAGCCCAGGGCCAGCTCATGCTTGCGGCCGAACAGCTGGAACGGACCCGACAGCGTCAGGTTGATGTCGTCGCGCGAGCGATCGCCATCGTAGTTGTTGAAGTTGCTGGTCATGCCCGTGCCGCTGGCGCGGTCCGGATAGCCGCCGCGATAGAGCTGCTTCATGCGGTATTCGCCCTCATTGTGGCTATAGGCGGCGCGCGCCTTCCAGTCGTTGGCGAAGCGGTGGCTCAGGTCCACGAAGGTGGTGGTCGATTCGGTGTCGATGCGCGCCCAGCGCGTGTTGTTGGCCACGGACCGGTTGAAATCGGTGCGCGAGCCGTCCGAATAGAACAGCGGGAAACCGCTGCCAAAGCCGTTGCTCTGGTTGCGCTGATATTCCACGCCGACGGTGAGCAGCGTATCGGGAGTGAGGTCGGCGCTGATGACGCCGTACAGCGTGCGATTGCGCGTATCCAGGAAGGTGACATAGTCGTCGCCTTGGCTGTAGGCGGCGACGAAGCGCGAGCGGATGCGTCCGTTCTCCGTCAACGGCACGGACAGGTCGGCGTCGCCGCGCACGTAATCCCAACTGCCAGCGCTGGCGCTGCCGGACAGCGCGAACTCGCGCAGCGGCTTCTTGCGGATGAAGTTCACTGCGGCGGAGGGATTGCCCGAGCCGGTCATCAGGCCGGTGGCGCCGCGCACGATCTCCACGCGGTCGTAGATGGCAGCGTCCATGTCGGTGGAGCCGTAGTTCCATTGGCTGAGGATGGGCGCATTCAGGCCGTCGAACTGGAAATTGTCGATCGCGAAGCCGCGCGCCGAGAACGACAGGCGGTTGCTGTCGCTGCGCGTGACGGAGATGCCTGGCGCGCTGGCCAGGATGGAACCGGTGTCCTGCAAACCCTGGTCCTCGATTTGCTGGCGCGTCACTACGCTGACCGATTGCGGCGTCTCCCGCGGCGACAGCGTCAGGCCGGTTGCGGTGCTCATGGCCTCGGTGTTGTAGGCATGGGTGCCTTCGGTGGTGCCGGCGACGCCGGCGCCCCTGACCGTGACGGCGGGGAGTTCGGCGGGATGGTCGGCGCCCGATGACGAGCTGGATTGCGCACTGGCTGCGTGATAGGGCAAGGCAGAGCACAGCAAGGCCGTCCGGACGGCCAGGGTAAGCAGATACGCCCGGCGCGTAGGCGCGTGCGGCGGGGACAGTGCGGGGGACATGAACACAAGCTCCAGCTGAAAGATTTGGTAATGAGAATTATTGTTTTTGCTGGAGACTTGAACGTATGCCGGAGGATGCGATGCGTATGCTGAACGCCGCCGGATCAACCCGATCGGGCGTTCGCCAAAGGCGTGGACTGCCGTTGCAGCCAGGCCCAGCCTGCCGCGCTCGCGGCGACGCAGGCCAACATCGCAAGCGCCAGGGCCAGGGGCCGGCCGTAGATCATGGGTACGCCCCAGCCGCTGGCTACCGAGAAAGCCAGCATCTGGGTGAAGCCGAGCATCGAGGCCGCGGTGCCGGACAGCCCTGGCGCACGGGCGAGAATCTGCAGGGTCATGCCCGGGACGCACATGGCCAGGCCGCAGGTATAAAGGCCGGGCAGGATCACCGCCCAGGGCAGGGCGGGCCGTCCGGCGCCCGCGGCGTATATGACGCTCGCGAGGCAACTGCCGCCCATCAAGGCATACGCGAGCCAGGTGATGCGGTGGTCGCTCCAGCGCCCGGCCTTGCGCGCCGCGAACAGCGCGCCTGCCATGGCCCCGATCACGAGCGGTACGAACAGATACGCGAAATCCGTTTCGGGCAGGCTGAGGACGTTGGCGATGAAGTCCGGCGCGGCGCCGATGAGGAAACCCTGGGCCGCGAAGATCAGGCTGAAAGCGATGGCAAGTGCAGCGAACCGCCGGTCCGCGAGAACCATGCCGTAGCCGGAAGCCAGTGAGCGCCACGACAGCGGCCTGCGCCGGCTGGCGGGCAGCGTCTCGGGAAGCTTCCAGGCGCACAACGCCCAGGCCGTCGCGGCCAGCGCGGCGAGCATCAGGAAGACGGCACGCCAGCCCAGCTGCGCGGCCAACTGACCGCCGACTATGGGCGCCAACGCCGGCGACAGATTGAACACCAGGATCAGATAGGACATGACGCGCTGCGCCGCCGGTCCTTCGTAGCAGTCGCGCACGATGGCCTGGCCCACCACGATGCCGGCGCCGGCCGAGAGGCCTTGCAGCGCCCGCGCCGCCAACAGCCAGGCGAAGCTCGGCGCTGCAACGGCCAGCGCGCTGCCGCCGATGTAGCAGACCAGCGCCGCGAGGATGACGCGGCGCCGGCCCAGCGAGTCGGACAGCGTGCCATGCAGCAGCAGCATCGCCGCGTAGCAGAACATGTAAACGCCCAGGGTCAGCTGCACTGTTTCCTGCGGCACGCCGAACTCCCGCTCCAGCGCGGCGAAGGCGGGCAGATAGGCGTCGACCGTGGCCGGGGCCACGCAGGCCAGCAGGCCCAGCATCAACACCATCATGGGAAAGGAAGTCGGGAGGTCGGGGCGAGGCACGTGGGCGTCCGGGGCAGGGGCTTTCCGGGACGGAAAGCATGGCCCCATGGTCGCGCGCCAGGCGCGGCAGGATGAATGGGCAACGCCGCAAGAGCAATGGGTGCTGCCGAAAGCCGCGGGCGAAGGCGCTCACGGCGGCCCGCTCAGTTCAGTTCGCTGGGGGCAACGCCATA encodes:
- a CDS encoding TonB-dependent siderophore receptor produces the protein MSPALSPPHAPTRRAYLLTLAVRTALLCSALPYHAASAQSSSSSGADHPAELPAVTVRGAGVAGTTEGTHAYNTEAMSTATGLTLSPRETPQSVSVVTRQQIEDQGLQDTGSILASAPGISVTRSDSNRLSFSARGFAIDNFQFDGLNAPILSQWNYGSTDMDAAIYDRVEIVRGATGLMTGSGNPSAAVNFIRKKPLREFALSGSASAGSWDYVRGDADLSVPLTENGRIRSRFVAAYSQGDDYVTFLDTRNRTLYGVISADLTPDTLLTVGVEYQRNQSNGFGSGFPLFYSDGSRTDFNRSVANNTRWARIDTESTTTFVDLSHRFANDWKARAAYSHNEGEYRMKQLYRGGYPDRASGTGMTSNFNNYDGDRSRDDINLTLSGPFQLFGRKHELALGWMSVDDHSDIGQYLMVGAKPAIGSFFDWRQDHIAEPTWSSRKTPADDMRVKQTGTYAVGRFSLADPLHLIVGGRWSNWETNQTYFGSKRQYKINDQFTPYAGLIYDIDKTYTAYASYTEIFQPQNARSPSGSILPPIDGKSYEIGLKASYLDGLLDAAVSLYQTRQNNLAQAIPGESVIGMPGTQAYRAVSGAKVEGFELETTGQIMPNWNIAASYTHFTAKDADGKPINTSHPRSLFKLYTTYRLPGDLNRLTVGGGMDWQSRMYQSAPSPRGNVDVEQGSYMLVNLMARYEFSKQVSATLNVNNLFDKKYYDQIGFFSQGWWGAPRNVMLTLRAQY
- a CDS encoding multidrug effflux MFS transporter, which produces MMVLMLGLLACVAPATVDAYLPAFAALEREFGVPQETVQLTLGVYMFCYAAMLLLHGTLSDSLGRRRVILAALVCYIGGSALAVAAPSFAWLLAARALQGLSAGAGIVVGQAIVRDCYEGPAAQRVMSYLILVFNLSPALAPIVGGQLAAQLGWRAVFLMLAALAATAWALCAWKLPETLPASRRRPLSWRSLASGYGMVLADRRFAALAIAFSLIFAAQGFLIGAAPDFIANVLSLPETDFAYLFVPLVIGAMAGALFAARKAGRWSDHRITWLAYALMGGSCLASVIYAAGAGRPALPWAVILPGLYTCGLAMCVPGMTLQILARAPGLSGTAASMLGFTQMLAFSVASGWGVPMIYGRPLALALAMLACVAASAAGWAWLQRQSTPLANARSG